One Lagopus muta isolate bLagMut1 chromosome 10, bLagMut1 primary, whole genome shotgun sequence DNA segment encodes these proteins:
- the FOXB1 gene encoding forkhead box protein B1 has product MPRPGRNTYSDQKPPYSYISLTAMAIQSSPEKMLPLSEIYKFIMDRFPYYRENTQRWQNSLRHNLSFNDCFIKIPRRPDQPGKGSFWALHPSCGDMFENGSFLRRRKRFKVLKSEHLAPSKPADAAQYLQQQAKLRLSALAATGTHLPQMSTYNLGVSQPSSFKHPFAIENIIAREYKMPGGLAFSTMQPVPAAYPLPNQLTTVGSSIGTGWPHVYGSGVIDTATPISMAGGEYGAYGVPIKPLCHGGQTLPAIPVPIKPTPAAVPALPALPAPIPTILSNSPPSLSPTSSQTATSQSSPATPSETLTSPAPALHSVAVH; this is encoded by the coding sequence ATGCCTCGCCCGGGCAGAAACACTTACAGCGACCAGAAGCCCCCCTACTCCTACATCTCCCTGACCGCCATGGCGATCCAGAGCTCTCCCGAGAAGATGCTGCCCCTGAGCGAGATCTACAAGTTCATCATGGACCGCTTCCCCTACTATCGGGAGAACACGCAGCGCTGGCAGAACTCCCTGCGGCACAACCTCTCCTTCAACGACTGCTTCATCAAGATCCCGCGCCGGCCCGACCAGCCGGGCAAGGGCAGCTTCTGGGCGCTGCATCCCAGCTGCGGGGACATGTTTGAGAACGGCAGCTTCCTGCGGCGACGCAAGCGCTTCAAAGTGCTGAAGTCAGAGCACCTGGCGCCCAGCAAGCCGGCCGACGCGGCGCAgtacctgcagcagcaggcaaagCTGCGTCTCAGCGCGCTGGCGGCCACGGGCACGCACCTGCCCCAGATGTCCACCTACAATCTCGGCGTGTCGCAGCCGTCCAGCTTCAAGCACCCCTTCGCCATCGAGAACATAATCGCCCGAGAATACAAGATGCCCGGCGGGCTCGCCTTCTCCACCATGCAGCCCGTGCCGGCCGCCTACCCGCTCCCCAACCAGCTCACCACGGTGGGCAGCTCCATCGGCACGGGCTGGCCCCACGTGTACGGCTCCGGCGTGATCGACACGGCCACCCCCATCTCCATGGCCGGCGGCGAGTACGGCGCCTACGGCGTGCCCATCAAGCCGCTGTGCCACGGCGGGCAAACTTTGCCGGCCATTCCCGTGCCCATCAAGCCGACCCCCGCCGCCGTGCCGGCCCTCCCCGCGCTGCCCGCGCCCATCCCCACCATCCTCTCGAACTCGCCGCCCTCTCTCAGCCCCACGTCTTCACAGACGGCCACCAGCCAGAGCAGCCCGGCCACCCCCAGCGAGACTCTGACGAGCCCGGCGCCCGCTCTGCACTCGGTGGCGGTGCACTGA